Proteins from a single region of Deltaproteobacteria bacterium:
- a CDS encoding MmgE/PrpD family protein, giving the protein MKATETLAQFIVDTNLAEIIAEPREIGKRAILDCLGVALAGSRDPMAKIMTDFIKDTGGRPQASVWGKKFKTSPSLAALANGTFGHALDYDDINRSMRGHPTVPVLPAALAVGEASQASGKEVLVAFLIGFEVEAKLGAGINPHLFENGWHPTAVLGSMGAAAASVKLLKLPVEKICISLGIAASLASGLRQNFGTMTKPLHAGHAAENGVVAAELARRGYTADGGIVEGKLGFANAFAGPGKYDLNKIISQLGKPFDIVSPGVGLKRYPSCARTHPAIDAMLEMVEQNDLRPGDVQAISCAGSYTTPQMLIHSRPQTALQGKFSMEFCLALALLERKVELPHFKDQKVQDPKIQEMIKRVTFSVRPDLNTIENSGNPSTTVKVVLKDGREFTKTVDEARGTPGNPLSSEEVRDKYRQCVKGIQSQREREKTIGIVEDLEKLKKISALTDLLRGK; this is encoded by the coding sequence ATGAAAGCAACGGAGACGCTGGCCCAATTTATCGTTGACACGAATCTGGCTGAAATTATCGCCGAACCCAGGGAAATCGGGAAAAGGGCCATCCTTGACTGCCTGGGAGTTGCCTTGGCAGGTTCCCGGGATCCAATGGCCAAGATCATGACCGACTTTATCAAGGATACGGGAGGACGCCCCCAGGCCAGCGTTTGGGGGAAAAAGTTCAAGACCTCACCCTCTCTGGCCGCCCTGGCCAATGGGACCTTTGGCCATGCCCTGGATTACGACGACATAAACCGAAGCATGCGAGGTCATCCCACCGTTCCCGTGCTCCCGGCAGCATTGGCCGTAGGAGAAGCATCGCAAGCCTCGGGGAAGGAGGTCCTGGTAGCCTTTCTCATCGGCTTTGAGGTGGAAGCGAAGCTGGGGGCCGGAATTAACCCTCATCTCTTCGAAAACGGATGGCATCCCACGGCCGTCCTGGGCTCCATGGGCGCGGCGGCGGCTTCGGTCAAACTCCTCAAGCTGCCCGTTGAAAAAATATGCATCTCTCTGGGGATTGCCGCCTCCCTGGCCTCCGGCCTGCGGCAAAATTTTGGAACCATGACCAAGCCCCTCCATGCGGGGCATGCGGCCGAAAACGGCGTGGTTGCCGCCGAGCTCGCCCGAAGGGGGTATACGGCAGACGGAGGGATTGTGGAGGGCAAGCTCGGCTTTGCCAACGCCTTCGCCGGCCCGGGAAAGTACGATTTGAATAAAATCATATCACAGCTGGGAAAGCCCTTCGATATCGTTTCTCCGGGCGTGGGGCTGAAGCGCTATCCGAGCTGCGCCCGGACCCATCCGGCCATCGATGCCATGCTGGAGATGGTCGAGCAGAACGATCTTCGGCCCGGAGACGTGCAGGCCATATCCTGCGCCGGAAGCTACACCACCCCCCAGATGCTCATCCATTCCCGGCCGCAGACGGCCCTGCAGGGAAAGTTCAGCATGGAGTTCTGCCTGGCCCTGGCCCTGCTGGAAAGAAAAGTTGAACTTCCCCATTTCAAGGACCAGAAGGTTCAAGACCCCAAGATTCAGGAAATGATCAAAAGAGTCACCTTCTCCGTCCGCCCCGACCTGAATACCATCGAGAATTCAGGCAATCCTTCCACCACGGTGAAGGTTGTTTTGAAGGATGGAAGGGAGTTTACCAAGACCGTAGATGAAGCGAGGGGCACCCCTGGGAATCCCCTTTCTTCTGAAGAAGTCAGGGATAAATACCGTCAGTGTGTGAAAGGAATCCAATCCCAAAGGGAGAGGGAAAAGACCATAGGGATCGTCGAGGACCTGGAAAAATTAAAAAAGATCTCCGCTTTAACCGACCTTTTAAGGGGTAAATAA
- a CDS encoding homocysteine S-methyltransferase family protein has protein sequence MVGELFLERVEREVMVMSGAMGTMMHQMGAELGKCISQWIVEHPEVYRNLVRDYFQVGCDIVSGATFTLNRISLAKFDLAEKVEELNRGVIRIIQEVQPERSFVSGNIGPTGRILKPLGDLSGEELLEVYSEQVWALARSGVEIINILTMYDLEEAVIALRAAKRHTSLPVIVSLAFDPAPKGYRTMMGVSPEVAAARLEAEGADVIGANCGSISLEQMAEVIGLMKAHCKKPLIAKPNAGSPQVVEGREKYAAGPEQFAEYVGKWVREGARIVSACCGSSPLHLEHIVKEVRKFS, from the coding sequence ATGGTGGGCGAGTTATTCTTGGAGAGAGTGGAACGAGAAGTCATGGTCATGAGCGGGGCCATGGGGACCATGATGCACCAGATGGGAGCCGAGCTGGGAAAGTGCATCAGCCAATGGATCGTGGAGCACCCGGAGGTTTACCGGAACCTGGTTCGGGATTATTTTCAGGTAGGTTGTGACATCGTGTCCGGGGCCACTTTCACTCTGAACCGGATTTCCCTGGCCAAGTTCGACCTAGCCGAAAAAGTGGAGGAGTTAAACCGGGGGGTGATCCGCATTATCCAAGAGGTCCAGCCGGAACGAAGTTTCGTGTCTGGGAACATCGGTCCCACCGGCAGGATTTTGAAGCCTCTGGGAGATCTGAGCGGAGAGGAACTCTTGGAGGTTTATTCCGAACAGGTCTGGGCTTTGGCCAGAAGCGGAGTGGAGATCATCAACATCCTCACCATGTATGACTTGGAGGAGGCGGTGATCGCACTCCGGGCGGCCAAGAGGCACACTTCTCTTCCGGTCATCGTCTCCCTGGCTTTCGACCCTGCCCCGAAGGGATATCGCACCATGATGGGGGTGAGTCCGGAAGTGGCAGCGGCGCGCCTGGAAGCAGAAGGAGCGGATGTCATCGGGGCTAATTGTGGAAGTATCAGCCTCGAACAGATGGCCGAGGTGATCGGCCTCATGAAGGCTCACTGTAAGAAACCGCTGATTGCCAAACCCAACGCCGGCTCGCCCCAGGTGGTGGAGGGGCGGGAAAAATACGCTGCCGGACCTGAACAATTTGCCGAATACGTAGGAAAATGGGTCCGGGAAGGGGCGCGAATCGTCTCTGCCTGCTGTGGCTCCAGCCCTCTTCATCTGGAACATATCGTTAAAGAGGTTAGAAAGTTCAGTTAG
- a CDS encoding CoA transferase → MTADQGESKGPLQGIRIIDLSMMLAGPTGSMLMGDLGAEVLKIEPLDGDETREAPPYYYGENSAYFWSINRNKKSVVINLKSAEGRQAFYDLVAKSDVVYDNYRPGVLERLKIDYENLKRYNPQIICCSISTFGYIGPYRDRPGYDLIVQAMSGGMSITGEPGGSPVRAGIPLGDLVGGLLAVHGILAAYIHRQKTGEGQRLEVSLLDGQVYLLTYVAQYYFHSGNIPGPIGSGHQSLVPYQAFKTKDIQIVIVAHQDHHFQRLCRAMEKPEWAEDPRFANRKARLENKSILIPMMESHLQTKGGDEWLEAIHKAGVPAGPINTLDRVLSDPQVLAREMVVEIDGPANDKIKTIGNPLKMEKTPANTFTRPPQLGEHTREVLSNVLGYSKEKIDTLVQQGAIKTA, encoded by the coding sequence ATGACAGCAGACCAAGGAGAAAGCAAAGGCCCTCTTCAAGGGATCCGGATTATCGATTTGAGCATGATGCTGGCCGGCCCTACCGGTTCCATGTTGATGGGAGACCTGGGAGCAGAGGTCCTTAAAATCGAGCCCTTAGATGGAGATGAAACGCGGGAAGCCCCTCCTTATTATTATGGCGAGAACAGTGCCTATTTCTGGTCCATCAACCGCAACAAAAAAAGTGTGGTGATCAATCTAAAGTCTGCGGAAGGCCGACAGGCCTTTTATGATCTGGTAGCCAAGTCCGATGTGGTTTACGACAACTACCGGCCAGGGGTTCTCGAGCGCCTGAAGATCGATTACGAAAATCTGAAACGCTACAATCCGCAGATTATCTGCTGTTCCATTTCTACCTTCGGTTACATCGGCCCTTACCGCGACCGGCCGGGCTATGATCTCATTGTCCAGGCCATGAGCGGGGGTATGTCCATCACGGGCGAACCCGGGGGCTCCCCCGTCCGGGCGGGAATCCCCCTCGGAGACCTGGTAGGAGGACTGCTGGCCGTGCATGGAATTCTGGCCGCTTATATTCACCGGCAGAAGACCGGCGAGGGACAGCGGCTGGAGGTCTCCCTGTTGGACGGCCAGGTTTACCTTTTGACTTACGTTGCCCAGTATTACTTCCATTCCGGAAACATTCCAGGTCCTATCGGGTCGGGCCATCAATCTCTGGTTCCCTATCAGGCTTTTAAAACCAAGGATATCCAGATTGTCATCGTAGCCCACCAAGACCATCACTTCCAGAGGCTTTGCCGGGCCATGGAAAAGCCCGAATGGGCCGAAGACCCCCGGTTCGCCAACCGGAAGGCCCGCCTGGAAAATAAATCGATTCTGATCCCCATGATGGAGAGCCATCTTCAAACCAAAGGCGGCGATGAATGGCTGGAAGCCATTCACAAGGCCGGAGTGCCTGCGGGACCCATCAATACGCTGGATCGGGTTCTATCGGACCCCCAGGTCCTGGCCCGGGAGATGGTCGTCGAGATTGACGGGCCGGCAAACGATAAGATCAAGACCATTGGCAATCCTTTGAAAATGGAAAAAACTCCGGCAAATACTTTCACCCGCCCGCCTCAACTGGGGGAACACACCCGGGAGGTCTTATCAAACGTTCTCGGTTATTCTAAAGAGAAGATCGATACCCTCGTTCAGCAAGGAGCCATAAAGACTGCTTGA
- a CDS encoding FAD-dependent oxidoreductase, giving the protein MRVAVPEKWDLEYDVVVVGWGSAGTAAAVTAHDQGAKVLILEKMAEGGGNTSICGGNIIIPQGKEFIEYLDTLSFKTTEREIIETFVEYALKNGDWIREMGADVQVFRPLEVAYPTMTAGAGFPSVRGAETAVKYNIKGTPEEGKPSQRLWKFLSGLVAKRGIQVLVKTPAKELIPNAQGEVIGVTAEKERKTIHIRARKAVILTCGGYENDPRMKWDYMPVKPLMFLGTPGNTGDGIRMVQKIGGDLWHMSRLSCLIGFKAPEFEAAFWVSFLSEGFIFVDKYGHRFVNEAGIEIHEYYRELSHFDMEKMEFPRIPLWAIFDEQTRRRGALSRGTAGYNRDLYSWSLDNSAEIAKGWILQGKSVAELASRISMEPKVLEETLVRYNQYCKAGKDGDFGRPKEDLRALETPLYAIQLWPALINTQGGPRRDKESRVLDPEGKPIPRLYAAGELGSIWGYLYQGACNIGESLVFGRIAGKNAAAEKPWA; this is encoded by the coding sequence ATGAGAGTCGCGGTACCAGAAAAATGGGATCTGGAATATGACGTGGTCGTCGTGGGCTGGGGGTCGGCGGGCACTGCTGCCGCGGTCACGGCCCATGACCAGGGGGCCAAGGTTTTAATCCTGGAGAAGATGGCGGAAGGCGGCGGGAACACCAGCATCTGCGGCGGGAATATTATTATCCCCCAGGGAAAGGAATTCATCGAATATCTCGACACCCTCTCCTTCAAAACCACGGAGCGGGAGATCATTGAAACCTTTGTCGAATATGCCCTGAAAAACGGTGACTGGATCCGGGAAATGGGTGCGGATGTCCAGGTTTTCAGACCCCTGGAAGTTGCCTATCCAACGATGACTGCCGGTGCAGGCTTTCCCAGTGTTCGCGGGGCGGAAACAGCCGTTAAGTACAACATTAAAGGAACCCCAGAGGAAGGGAAGCCTTCCCAGCGTCTCTGGAAATTCCTTTCCGGCTTGGTCGCCAAGAGGGGAATCCAGGTTTTGGTCAAAACTCCGGCCAAGGAATTGATTCCCAATGCGCAAGGCGAGGTCATCGGGGTGACGGCGGAAAAGGAAAGAAAGACGATTCATATAAGAGCGCGGAAAGCAGTGATCCTGACCTGCGGCGGTTATGAGAACGACCCGAGGATGAAATGGGATTATATGCCGGTCAAACCCCTCATGTTCCTGGGAACGCCGGGGAACACGGGCGACGGGATCCGGATGGTCCAGAAGATCGGCGGAGACCTGTGGCATATGAGCCGGTTGTCCTGCTTGATCGGTTTCAAGGCTCCGGAGTTTGAAGCGGCTTTCTGGGTTTCTTTCCTCAGTGAAGGGTTCATCTTCGTGGACAAGTATGGCCATAGGTTCGTCAACGAGGCCGGCATCGAAATCCACGAATACTACCGGGAACTCTCCCACTTTGACATGGAGAAGATGGAGTTCCCCCGGATACCCCTCTGGGCCATCTTCGATGAGCAGACCCGGCGCCGGGGCGCCTTGAGCCGGGGAACAGCCGGCTACAACCGAGATCTTTATTCCTGGAGTCTCGACAATTCGGCAGAAATAGCCAAGGGATGGATCCTTCAGGGGAAAAGCGTGGCCGAGTTAGCCTCCAGGATTTCCATGGAACCGAAAGTACTCGAAGAGACCCTCGTCCGTTACAACCAGTACTGCAAGGCTGGCAAGGATGGGGATTTTGGTCGGCCCAAAGAGGATCTCCGAGCACTGGAGACTCCCCTCTACGCCATTCAGCTCTGGCCGGCCTTGATCAACACCCAGGGAGGCCCCCGGCGGGATAAAGAGTCGAGAGTCCTGGATCCTGAGGGGAAGCCTATTCCCCGGCTCTATGCCGCCGGTGAGCTTGGGTCCATTTGGGGGTACCTCTACCAGGGGGCCTGCAACATTGGGGAATCCCTGGTCTTTGGCCGGATCGCGGGAAAAAATGCTGCCGCAGAAAAGCCCTGGGCTTAG
- the mce gene encoding methylmalonyl-CoA epimerase yields the protein MIHKIAHLGVAVKNIEETEKFYSEVLGLKIHDREQLTEIKASFIPVGDTALELLQSTTPEGVIAKFIEKRGEGIHHIAYHVDNIEESLEELKAKGVVLIDQKPRRGAHNSKVAFINPKSTYGILVELVEPDKNH from the coding sequence ATGATTCATAAGATTGCCCATCTCGGAGTGGCGGTAAAAAACATTGAGGAGACAGAGAAATTTTACTCGGAAGTTCTTGGGCTGAAGATTCATGACCGAGAGCAATTGACAGAGATCAAGGCTTCCTTCATTCCGGTAGGGGATACGGCCCTCGAACTTCTCCAGTCTACCACCCCCGAGGGGGTTATCGCCAAATTCATCGAGAAGAGGGGAGAAGGGATTCACCACATTGCCTACCACGTGGACAACATTGAAGAGTCCCTGGAAGAACTGAAGGCTAAAGGCGTTGTCCTGATCGATCAAAAACCCCGGAGGGGAGCCCACAATTCCAAAGTGGCCTTCATCAACCCCAAGAGCACTTATGGCATATTAGTTGAGCTTGTGGAGCCAGATAAGAATCATTAA
- a CDS encoding acyl-CoA carboxylase subunit beta, whose product MRDEIEKLRQIEETVRAGGGQKYIDEQHRLGKLTARERIDHLMDAGTFVEVNMLAQHQSTDFGMEKNRPWGDGVITGYGKVDGQVIFLYAQDFTVMGGSVGRVHGQKIASLIRMAREANAPMVGLIDSAGGRIQEGSGAYSLIFAENVESSGVIPQISAIMGNCAGGGVYSPALTDFIFMVDKTSQMFITGPLVIKEVTGKEVGSQELGGARVHSQISGVADFVCQNELDCLAKVKKLLRFLPSSFIQKPPVIPTLDDPGRCEEALAEIIPDSPKKVYDMRRLISLIVDNGEFFELKAGFARNMVISLARMNGRPVGIVANNPLFLASAIDCDAADKAARFIRTCDCFHIPLISLVDVPGYLPGLKEEHKGIIRHGAKMLYAWKEATVPKVTCIIRKAYGGAFSAMSNKEMGADLVLAWPTTEIAIMGAEGAVRILYRKEIEAAADKARIRDEKIQEFREKFMTPYYTASKRQLDVLIRPQETRPHIIRALEMLENKKVTRAERKHGNIPL is encoded by the coding sequence ATGAGGGATGAAATTGAAAAGCTCAGGCAGATTGAAGAAACGGTCCGTGCGGGTGGAGGGCAGAAGTATATCGACGAGCAACACCGTCTGGGGAAGCTCACCGCGCGGGAGCGCATCGATCACCTGATGGACGCCGGCACGTTCGTTGAAGTAAACATGTTAGCCCAGCACCAAAGCACCGATTTTGGCATGGAGAAGAACCGGCCCTGGGGCGATGGAGTGATTACCGGTTATGGAAAAGTGGATGGTCAGGTCATCTTCCTATATGCCCAGGATTTCACCGTCATGGGAGGATCGGTAGGACGGGTTCACGGCCAGAAGATTGCCTCCCTGATCCGTATGGCCCGAGAGGCTAACGCTCCGATGGTGGGTTTGATCGATTCGGCCGGCGGAAGAATCCAGGAAGGGAGCGGAGCCTACTCTTTGATCTTCGCGGAGAATGTAGAATCTTCGGGGGTCATTCCCCAGATCTCAGCGATCATGGGAAACTGTGCGGGCGGAGGGGTCTATTCCCCGGCTCTGACCGACTTTATCTTCATGGTGGATAAGACCAGCCAGATGTTCATCACCGGGCCCCTGGTCATCAAGGAGGTAACGGGTAAGGAGGTAGGCAGCCAGGAACTGGGAGGAGCCAGGGTTCACAGCCAGATTTCCGGAGTAGCTGATTTCGTGTGTCAGAATGAGTTGGATTGTCTGGCCAAGGTTAAAAAGCTTTTACGTTTCCTCCCTTCCAGTTTTATCCAAAAACCTCCAGTCATCCCTACGTTGGATGATCCCGGACGCTGTGAAGAAGCTCTGGCGGAGATTATTCCCGATAGTCCCAAAAAAGTATACGACATGCGCCGCTTGATTTCCTTGATTGTGGACAACGGGGAGTTCTTTGAGCTCAAGGCCGGGTTTGCGAGGAATATGGTTATTAGCCTGGCGAGGATGAACGGGAGACCGGTGGGCATTGTGGCCAATAACCCTCTCTTTTTAGCCTCGGCCATTGATTGCGATGCGGCGGATAAAGCTGCCCGGTTCATCCGGACCTGTGATTGTTTCCATATTCCCCTGATTTCCCTGGTGGACGTTCCCGGGTATCTTCCAGGGCTCAAAGAGGAACACAAAGGGATCATCCGCCATGGAGCCAAGATGCTCTATGCCTGGAAGGAAGCCACCGTGCCCAAGGTGACCTGCATCATCCGCAAAGCCTACGGCGGAGCCTTTTCGGCCATGAGCAACAAGGAGATGGGAGCGGATCTGGTATTGGCCTGGCCGACTACAGAGATTGCTATCATGGGTGCAGAGGGGGCGGTCCGGATCCTCTACCGCAAGGAAATCGAGGCAGCAGCTGACAAGGCTCGGATCCGGGATGAAAAGATTCAGGAATTCCGGGAAAAGTTCATGACCCCTTATTACACCGCCTCAAAAAGACAATTAGATGTTTTGATCCGACCGCAAGAGACCCGGCCTCATATCATCCGAGCCTTGGAGATGCTCGAAAACAAAAAGGTAACCCGGGCAGAAAGGAAACACGGTAACATCCCCTTATAA
- a CDS encoding acyl-CoA dehydrogenase family protein, translating into MDLELTKEQAMFRDMAREFAQREILPTARERD; encoded by the coding sequence ATGGATTTAGAGTTGACCAAAGAGCAAGCCATGTTCCGGGATATGGCTAGAGAGTTTGCCCAGAGGGAAATCCTTCCCACGGCCAGAGAGAGGGAC
- a CDS encoding SRPBCC domain-containing protein: MNSLLLDQRNFVVGASQDRVWRLIGKVIFSSLPGLENMEILDENTFRALLRTQILGFRVSLKLKGEIVDMEPPNSFSVKLFLAGPGGFFKADQKVTFAMTPVEQGKTALACKAAVENMGFLPRLLLLGEARRFARSTFEAIEKRLKELA, translated from the coding sequence ATGAACAGTCTGCTACTTGACCAAAGAAATTTTGTGGTGGGGGCTTCCCAGGACAGGGTCTGGCGTTTGATCGGCAAGGTCATCTTCAGCAGCCTGCCGGGCCTGGAGAACATGGAAATTCTGGATGAAAATACCTTTCGAGCCCTCTTGAGGACCCAGATTCTTGGATTCCGGGTATCCTTGAAATTAAAAGGCGAAATTGTAGACATGGAGCCGCCTAACTCCTTCTCGGTAAAGCTTTTCCTGGCAGGTCCGGGTGGGTTTTTTAAAGCCGACCAGAAGGTTACCTTTGCCATGACGCCGGTAGAGCAAGGAAAAACAGCTTTGGCCTGTAAGGCGGCTGTGGAAAACATGGGGTTCTTGCCGCGGTTATTACTCCTCGGTGAGGCCCGGCGCTTTGCCCGCTCTACCTTTGAGGCCATAGAAAAGCGTTTGAAAGAACTGGCATAG
- a CDS encoding acyl-CoA carboxylase subunit beta, with the protein MSKARVEELREKRKTLADTEEAKKKQHAAGKLTARERIELLVDPGSFNELDAFVESFAPKFGKLKGKTTNRQGVITGAAQIQGRPVYLYAQDFTVEAGSIGEREARKIAKVLDLSMQNGVPVIGLNDSGGAKVSEGVRNFSFWNIFQRNVMASGVVPQIFAILGPCAGGAVYSPALGDFIFMVKDISAMFLTGPAVIKAVTGEEVTKEKLGGPAVQTQISGVAHFLAATEQECMEMIKELLSYLPSNNRQNPPRIETGDDPLREDESLRDLVPEDPKKSYDMRQVIKRVVDGGKFFEVHRGFAANILTGFARLDGYPVGIVANQPRVLAGCLDIHASDKAARFIRFCDAFNIPLITLVDVPGYMPGLEQEYGGIIRHGAKMLFAYAEATVPKITVVLRKAYGGGIAGMCASKERGADELLSWPSAEIATLGAEGAVEIFFPDEIKIASDPEKRRQELIAEFREQVTSVYAVAGTGRIDKIIDPKETRPALIKALQTHRSKTESLPWKKHGNIPL; encoded by the coding sequence GTGAGTAAAGCCCGGGTAGAAGAACTTAGGGAAAAAAGAAAAACGCTGGCTGATACCGAGGAAGCCAAGAAAAAACAACATGCAGCCGGGAAACTGACGGCCCGGGAGAGGATCGAATTGCTGGTCGACCCGGGAAGTTTCAATGAACTCGATGCTTTCGTGGAGAGTTTCGCCCCGAAATTCGGTAAGTTAAAAGGAAAGACGACCAACCGGCAGGGGGTGATCACCGGGGCGGCCCAGATCCAGGGCCGGCCGGTTTACCTCTATGCTCAGGATTTCACTGTGGAGGCTGGCTCCATAGGAGAGCGAGAAGCACGGAAGATCGCCAAGGTCCTCGACCTTTCCATGCAAAATGGGGTTCCCGTGATCGGGCTCAATGACTCCGGTGGGGCCAAGGTTAGCGAGGGAGTGAGAAACTTCTCTTTTTGGAACATCTTCCAGAGGAATGTTATGGCCTCGGGAGTGGTTCCTCAGATCTTTGCCATCTTGGGACCCTGCGCCGGGGGTGCGGTCTACTCTCCTGCCCTGGGAGATTTCATCTTCATGGTTAAGGATATTTCCGCCATGTTCTTAACCGGTCCGGCGGTCATTAAGGCGGTCACCGGAGAGGAGGTCACCAAGGAGAAACTGGGGGGCCCCGCCGTGCAAACGCAGATCAGCGGAGTGGCCCACTTCCTGGCAGCCACCGAACAGGAATGTATGGAGATGATCAAGGAGCTTTTGAGCTACCTCCCTTCGAATAATCGCCAGAACCCTCCCCGGATAGAGACCGGAGACGATCCTTTGCGGGAAGATGAATCGCTGCGTGACCTCGTCCCCGAGGACCCCAAGAAGTCTTATGACATGCGCCAGGTGATCAAGCGGGTGGTGGATGGAGGAAAATTTTTCGAAGTCCACCGCGGATTCGCCGCCAACATTCTCACGGGTTTCGCCCGCCTGGACGGCTACCCCGTGGGAATCGTAGCCAACCAACCCAGGGTTTTGGCCGGTTGCCTGGATATTCATGCCTCCGATAAAGCGGCCCGGTTCATCCGTTTCTGCGACGCCTTCAATATCCCTCTGATCACCCTGGTGGATGTCCCCGGATATATGCCCGGTTTGGAGCAGGAGTACGGGGGGATCATCCGGCATGGAGCCAAGATGCTCTTTGCCTATGCCGAAGCCACCGTCCCCAAAATCACCGTGGTGCTGCGCAAAGCCTATGGGGGAGGAATCGCCGGCATGTGCGCCAGCAAAGAGAGAGGAGCGGACGAACTGCTGAGCTGGCCATCGGCGGAGATCGCCACGTTGGGAGCCGAAGGGGCAGTGGAGATCTTCTTCCCCGACGAAATCAAAATTGCTTCCGACCCGGAAAAGCGGCGTCAGGAATTAATCGCCGAGTTTCGGGAACAGGTGACCAGCGTTTATGCGGTCGCGGGTACCGGCCGCATCGATAAGATTATCGACCCCAAGGAGACCCGGCCGGCGCTGATCAAAGCCCTCCAGACTCATCGTTCCAAAACGGAATCGCTTCCCTGGAAGAAACACGGGAATATCCCGCTCTGA